TCACGGGTCGGTTCTGTCCCACTGTAAACAAAAGAATTCTCTAGGAGCAGGAACCTGCAACATTATATCGCAACATGCCAAAAATTTAATTcacttatttttgtaaatgaacAAAACACAATGCAGATAGATCTTCTCAAGCAGGCAGCTAAACTACAAATTGGTTTGCACAAAAAACACATACATATTAACCAGAAGATAGACGCTTATCTTGGATTCGCTGATAATATACTTCAAAGCAAGCTGACCACGAGATCGCTCAGCATGATAGGAAAAGTACAGGATTGATAGGAGCAGGGAAAGTACAGCGAATTTttcaagcaaaagaaaggaaCTAATAATGCTCTTATATATATTCCTAAAGTTGGTAGTTTACTAAATAAAATACACTAAGAGGAGATAAGTCAACAAATTTAAGAATAGGAAATATACCACGTATCTTGGAATTTGCCAACATCAAGTTTGTCAAGACTCTTCCTTTTCCTCCTATATCAtcttgaaaagaaaactaacGTCCAACTTCAATCTTAATCGCAAAGATTCTGTTGCTGGCAAAAAACTTTTAATTGGGCATGCTCTTGAAAACTCGGGTGAATGACAAAATATTTGGATTTACGTGTAATGCTGAGTCAAACAGATAGCACAGATGTTGAAAATGAGTTTTATCAATCAGGAACAGGGCCATTCAAGATCCTGAGTGAGGTATTGAACGTGATTGACCAATTGCAGGGTCGTAAGATTTTAAGATGCAATGAAAGGAATGGAAGAGTAAACAacttttgaaggaaaaaaagaaaaaaaaagagatatggGAGATTTTAAAGGACAGTAGAGCATGCAAAAACTATACCTGGGGTGTCCTCTGAATAGTTTGTTTCTACTTCTCAGAAGCCAGTGTTGATGACGATGTCAATTGCATAGATTCAGCATGTTGCTCATCCCCAGAGCTGCCTCGAGAAGCTTCTTTCTTTAACTTATGGTTGTTATATGCTGCTACACCAGCGATGGCTGCAATTTAATTTCTGTAAGTATCATTTCACATATCTCAGCTCGCTCCAGCATTATGCTTTCCACCGTATATTCAGTGATATTAAAGTAATACTAAGAGAACTAGTACCCCAAAAAATTCAGTGAAGTTCCTTGAGTTTGCTACTGGCATAGTTATCTAACCCACTGCTTGCAAGATCCTAATGGACCTAGACTCTCAAATGTGATGGagatttttgaggaaaataatgACAACTACATAGACACACAAAAATCCCTCTATTAAgcatgaataatttaaaaataagtcCCATTAAATCCAAGATAATGTTCACATAGCATTCAGTAACATTTTAGATGTGATGTAAAATCCTCAAGCATGGCAATTTTGCTAGCAAACAAGATGTAACTATAAGATCAGATATAGGATGGAAGATCCATGAGAACAAAGCCTTGGGAATTAGAAGCAAACATTAGACCTTAAAGAAAGATTAGATCACTGTATAGAAAACAGATACTTACCAATCCCATAGCCAAAAAGATTTATCAATGTGAGCTTTGTGTCAGCGAATAGAAGGGCAGACACTAACACCACCACCCAATCTTTGACAACGCCCGCAACACGTATGGTCAGAGCACTTGTATGAGTTATCACCAGGAAAACTGACAAATTGAGTGCAAAGGTACACAGAGAGTTGAGTGTCAAAATGAGGGGATGAAAGTCCAATGTTCCGCGAGCATCCATCTTGGGTTTCTCTAGAAAGATCCACGGGATAAATAGGCAAATCGCACTGCACAAAGGAGATCATCCCGCAGCATGATCAGAAGTTTCCATGGTTAATTCTAACCAATTCCTTTCCAAACAAATTGACAAATAAGTTTCAGAATGGAACATACCTGCAAGGGCTCACATAATACATAAGAGATACAGGATTTAACTTGAGTCCTTTCCTCTTTACCAGAATTTCCATGAAAATAAGTCTCAAAGCTTCGCCAACGACGCCACCCATCTGGTAAACAACACCAATCCAGCTTATGTTCATTTCCCCATAAGATGCAACTAAGACTCCAAAACTTATCACTGACATAATCAAAAGCATTCTGCAGCTCATCACTTCAAGTCCTGCTGCCACTCCTAGAACGAAAACAGCTACCGGCACTGCACAAATTATTTGGCAATAGCATTTTAGGACAATATCACTTATCTGCTGAAAGAAGCAATGGACTGCCGTGGCACAACTATCTGAACTTTCACTCAATACTTGAACACAAAATTTTACGAGaacttttaaagaagaataaaaagaacatacTGATTGCCTTCAACATCTGGGCAAATGCAACAGAAATGTAAAGGTAGGCAGTGTTCCCCAGCCAAAGGGTCATTGCGAACATTGCACCAATCGGGATCACTGAGGTAGAATATCTGGAGATGAAGAGAACTAGAATATATAAGGCAATGATACATGCTAGTACAATATTAGGAAATTAGATTGCTCTTGGCAAATACTACGCAGAACTTTTGAACAGCAGGCTccagcaaaaggaaaagccaactCTAAGTTTATAGGGTCTGTATTTTAGTTCATACACAGACATTACCACTTGTAATTGTATGTTTTCTATTAAATGATTAGTTTAAATTAGCTCCTTGCAGACATCTTTTATTACCGCAGACAAGTGATGGCACTGACTGTGAGAAAAAAGGGGAGATGATATAACACTAAGATCTCTTCAGCATGCCAATGTGGTCCCATTAATGCGGCTAAAGGCATTTTACTTGAAGAAAACCACAATTAGCTTTACCAATAACAACTGGTTAGCAGCAAATATACAATTTGAAACTCAACTCCCAGAAAGTTTATCCTTCAGTCTACCATATAGTTTGTTAAAATAAGTCAGAAAAGGGGCTGATTTAATCTCTCATGAAGTGACACGATCCATTAAAATTAACCTCCCGGAAATAACTGCCAGTAacattccaagaaaataatatcaaaactcTAGCATTTACCAATAAAGAATTGCAATACAATAggagaataataataaaaagtttccCCAATTTTTCCCCCTAAAACCAAACTCATCTCAGTACTTACATTTCTAGTGTCATCCCTTCATCCACCTTCATTATCTGCACTCAAATCAATGATCATGATCCACAAATAGGGTTAACAAGCTGAAATTTCCAGTGAAAGAACATTACAGGATTGTAGGATTGTAACAGATCCCAATACTACGTACCTTGAAAACTTTTGTAAGCAGAAAACACAGGACAGAGGAGAAGACCATGTGAAGTAGAGTCAACCCAAGAGGATAGGGGAAATTCATCTCCTTTGATGACAAAACCCACTGCATTTTACAACATAGGTGGACATCAGTTTGGAATCCATACATACATTCCAGGACATGCTCTAGCTAGCACTGCATATTGAGCCTTAGATAGCAACTTCAGCGAGCGTGCCATTAAAGTGTGGTGCGAGCAAATTTATTCATGACGTAAGCATCGGTCTGCATACAGAAAGTGAATTAACACAGCTGGCTCAACACGGATCCTCATTCCTAATTCCACAAACTAAATCTCCATTCCAATCATACCATGACCTAAATCTAAAACTTCGAGCAAGACGGACATAATAGCTAACATTCAACGCATTCTGCTCCGTTCAACCACGTCTGCTCCAAAATCTAGATCGCATCTAACCTACAGAACTACGCTGATCCAGCATAGCAACTCCGAAACCAACTAGCCACTCAAACCGCACCGGGGCAAGTGCGATAGACTCCAACCAAGCGCCGTTAGCACGCACACGGAGCTCCCGCTATTTAAACTACTAAGATCCACAGGAAAACGCAAAAAATGCGGGCGCGATCGAGCGGCGGCGCGCCGCCACGCCGGCAGGCGAGTTAGGGCGAGCGAACCGACCTTGTTGAAGAAGATCTGGCCGCTGGAGAGGGCGATGTAGAGGAGGATGTAGGCGTAGGTCACCATTCCCTCGCTGAGGAACGATCTCCGATCCGCCATTCGCGGCGAGCAAATCGCAGGAGCTCCGGCCGGAGACCTTTCAGTGGATTGGCGAGATCGGCGCCCGACGCGGCCGCGAGTTCTCGCTCATGCAACGGGGAATGAACCgagccttcttcttcttcttcttcttcttcttcgagtGCAATGGCTTGCGAGTTCGGTACACTGCAAGTCTCTTTACTGCGTGCGCGAACAGTCAAACGTTAACCATTGGAAGCAAAGAGATTCAGATTGGGAAGAGCTTACGGGCCGGGCCGGTGGTTAAGCCCAAGTCTCACTGCCCAACCTCTGGGGCCGAAGTCCACCCCCATAATGGCCTTTTTGGTGGGCCCTTCTGCCAGtcaggcccaagcccaaaaaggTCCAAGTTTGTCGGGCGTTCAGCGAAAATTCCTGAAAACATAGGGCGAGAGAATTGCCTGTGTCGTTGGTCccctgcttctctctctctctttctaaatCTTTGTTCTTAATGCAAATATATGACCTCTTCATTCCATGGAACCTTCACTTTCCAGGACATGAACATAAAAGCTTTATAGTTTCATGTTGTTTCCTCTGTGATGCGAGGGTTCTGGTTGTCGATATGTTCTCTAGGAATTCGGGCATCCTTCGAGATGCTTTTAGATGCTTTTCCTGGAAGTACCGGGTCAAGTTCTAGACTTTCTTGTTCTCTGTTTTTGGGGTTGGCATGAGAGTATTGTTACTAACCATCCTCCACCACTGTTTCTTCTCTAGGGTTTTGATGCTGGTGTGTTTGGTTTCTTCTATGATAGAAGTTCCATCGCCTCATTTAATGCTAGGAAGCTGCCTTTCGCCCTCTCATTGCACCGCTGCAGAGGCATGTGCACGTGGTACCCGCTGTATGCTTTGCATAAATACATTTCTTTCAACGTCATGCACCCTCATATATTGATTCGAAGCTGTCCTGTGCGTGTTTAGTGCAGAGAACTGGCAGAGCAAGAAGGTGGTTATGCATAGGCTCCCGTTTTGTCGGGGAACATCGCCCTGATGTCACCAATGAGGTATAGGGCGTGACGTGGACAGGTCCGATCAATGGATGCATGACACGTTGCACTTCCCCTAGGGAAAGGGACCTGTGAAATTCCATGCCCCATACTGTGTCAATGTTCATCTAATGGACCGCTGATTCCGCTCTCGGCACATACCCAATAGCAGTTTGTCGTGTTATTTTTCTCCTGTGGAGGCTATGGAAGCTCGTGGCTTTCCCAATATTCCCCAAGAAAGCAGCTTATTTGTCCTTGAGGAGCAAGTCCGATGATTGGCTCCACAATATACGAGTATCCGAAGCTTTTAAGAGATGGAAAGAGATAAGAATGAGGAATGGCGGGGACCAGTTTTGGAACCTGCTGTGAACGAGGCTGTGAGATGTTGAGCTTGGGTATCTTTTCTTTGGTAACGTCCTTGAAAAGGTGTTTGGCTAACCCATCCTTTTGATTTCTTCGAGCATACGATTTTTCTACTTATTCGGCAGCACTCGCATATCTAAGGAGCTGTCAAAGAGTACCTAATTTTGTTCAAGATTACAACTTTGTATCTCTTCTACTAGTATTTTCACTcccacttttccttctttcagcattttttattttttttaacggTCCTTCTTTCAGCATTGAACATACAATTTCTTAGTGTCACATTCATGGTGGCTTCTAGAACCTGCCGAAGACTTTTGCAGCAAGCAAATTGTTAAGGTTCTAAACTCTAAAGCAGGGTTTTGGATAAatcagatttcctttcaaattgaaaatttgcatAAAAGATTGTAACTTTCAATGAAGTGGATAAACTTAGCTGCCGCATCTGGGTTTGTATATAATTTAACTAATAATGGAACTGTCGCTCCTGGAAAAGCGAAAAGCCCACGAAATTTAAGAGTAGTTGGATCTTTATCCACAGCTTCAGTTCCTCCTGATGACCTGGTTCTGTTCCTAGAGGAGCTCATGAATCTGCAAGATACCTCAACTACACTCTCTGTCGCTTTAATGTATCCTAGTAAGCAACAAAAGACGCTTACAACTCGAGATCGATCTGTTGAAGTCAATGCAACGCAGAACAGAATAGCATTTAACAGAAAGTTTGGACAGGTTAATGTAGTACCTTAGAGGTTCTGAAGCTTTCCGGAATGAAGAAagcgattttctttttggaagtACCCACTACCATCAGTGTGCTGGAGGATCTCAATGTTTTAGTCTGCTTGCGCCAGGGATATTCTTCCTGGTAATGGTAAGAACACGCAAGAAGGTTGTGGCTCACCCCTTCCTGCACATAAGGGACAAAGCATTTGTCGTTTCTAGTGTCTGAATACAAAATGGGCATTGTCAGCCCATACCAAATCTTAATGCACATAAAAAACCCTCCACTAAATTAGCATTAAGGAAAGTTATGGCACAGGGGTAAGTGGACGAGTACGACGAAAGTATCCCATGAGTTTGCAATCCCTACTTGACGGAGCGATTGCAAAATTCAGATTGGCTACATGCTGAGGTTTTCCATTTGTTAGCGCGAGTCACTTGTCGAGACCTCATAAAAGCTCACCATGATTGTCTGCAATCTGCATGGGTTTATGGTGCCGAAACTAATAACTGAACCTTTACTTCTTTTTGCAAACTAGAGAACTTTCCTCCACTGAGATTTAGCTGAGGATGGCAGTCACCAATAACCATCACCTCCATTAGGGCTCTACGAGGACCCTTGGGCAAAGTGCTAGGAAGGACAGATCATAATAGAGAATGTCATCTAACAGGAAATGGCCActaatttcactttcttttagTAGTTCTTCAATCATGGAGCTCGAATTACCCGCTAGAGGGAACGATGGCTGCCTAAATGAGAAGAAGCAGACAGTTTCGTTCACGTTTCTCTCGTTTCGTTTTCACCTTGTCACAACTTCAAATCAAGTTGAGATAGACTGCATGTACTAGGTACAAGCTACAGTGACTTCATTTGCGGGCATCGTTGAGGCAAATGGACGGAGAGAATCTAAGATTGGCTACTGACCTGACCTtcaaatttcaatcattatcGCTTCATCTCTCTCATTATTGATTCTCTTTGTCTGTTACTCTCAAATCAGTATTGGCGGCGTCATAGCTTTCTTTGATGAGGACATGGAGTTCAGAAATCTAATGGCCCTCATTCATTTCGCGGCTCAAGCAATAGAATTATCAGATTCTTGGATTTCTCCTGGCAAGTGAGAAATTCGTACTCAAACAAGTGACAAATGAAAGCGAAGTTTTTTTCTCCTTAATATTTTAGCAGATGAGATAAATATCTACTGGTTAGAGCTGGTGACATGATATTCTTATTTCTCActatattttgaaaaactaGTATGTTTTTTCATCCCTCCAATCTGGAGTATTCAAACCGAATTGAAAAAACGTTTGATGACATCAATTTCTCGCTTCCGCTCGGAAGTTTCATCATGCTTAGGAAGACCTTGCGTCAAAGGGAGCAGATGAAATTTCCACTCATAGCAACTCTAGAAACTGCTGATATGCTCTCCAATAATGTTGTAATCCGAGTGATCATCATCTAGGGGTGATAATCAATCAGCTCATGAGCAGTTCAATAGAGCAACTTGACAAGTTGAAACTAATTTCATTAGTCCACGATTTCCATCGTCACCCTGCATATCAACTTGGAAGACTTTCATCCGTGGTGCGCCTGTGCAAATAAGGGTCTCCACATTTAGTTGTTATTTCCCCTTGCACCTATTCATACCTCTTTTTAAATACATCATGAATAGGGTGCTCCGATCATTATCTCACGGAATGCGAAATTATTCAGCCCATTTTGTGGTGCCAAGTAACTTAGCATAACAATTTCGGGTCAAGTTGAATGGCTGCATCTGTCAAAGTTTCTCATTATTGTGGTTGAATTGCTAAATAATCATCTGCTTTCTTCTGATCTCATGAAAGATTTTAAGCTTTGTCTACTCAAAAAGGTCGATTTTTCATACAGAGGGCTTTAGTGAGCATGACAGAAAAGGATTAGGAATTGTTAGAGATGATTCAGACACCAGGGTCTGCCATTATTACTGATATCAACATGACCGACCATGATAAGCAATTCTCTGAACAAGAATACAAAGCTGGGCCAGTGACTAAGCCTGCTCTGCATCCTACTGAAATATCCAACTCATCCTTGCATGTCGAAATAGAATGTCAACTCGAGAGAGATATTAATAAAAGTTGAGACTTGTTATTGTGCCTTGTGTTTTTGAAGGTCAGAATGTGAGAGAGTTCCTACTTGACATAATCAATAGGAgactcactctctctctgtctctctcagAGCACTAGGGCACATGGGCATTGGAGGAAAGTTTCTCAATAATTGATCCTTGCAAATTGCAGGAGTCGATTGGTCGCCCAAGTGgatatttcttctcttttccacAACAGGTCATACACAGGAATTAATTTTAAGATGCTCTCATCATATCAATACCCTTTTGCCCACTATCTGCCAACAATAAGCATTTAAATATTCTGAGGAAAGTCCAAAccatttcctattttcatgGAATGAATGTCCACTTCCTTGGTTACTTATTCCTTGAGAGGAAACAATTGAAAGCCAAAAAAACTTGCAAACAGTAACATCATTATGGATGAATaatcccctttttcttttctgggtttTCCCTTTGTTTAGATTAGGTATCATCTACATTAAGACGGTGAACCCCAATCTTTGCAAGAGTTGACTTGT
The window above is part of the Eucalyptus grandis isolate ANBG69807.140 chromosome 6, ASM1654582v1, whole genome shotgun sequence genome. Proteins encoded here:
- the LOC104450034 gene encoding probable sugar phosphate/phosphate translocator At3g14410 produces the protein MADRRSFLSEGMVTYAYILLYIALSSGQIFFNKWVLSSKEMNFPYPLGLTLLHMVFSSVLCFLLTKVFKIMKVDEGMTLEIYSTSVIPIGAMFAMTLWLGNTAYLYISVAFAQMLKAIMPVAVFVLGVAAGLEVMSCRMLLIMSVISFGVLVASYGEMNISWIGVVYQMGGVVGEALRLIFMEILVKRKGLKLNPVSLMYYVSPCSAICLFIPWIFLEKPKMDARGTLDFHPLILTLNSLCTFALNLSVFLVITHTSALTIRVAGVVKDWVVVLVSALLFADTKLTLINLFGYGIAIAGVAAYNNHKLKKEASRGSSGDEQHAESMQLTSSSTLASEK